aaTGATGtctgcagagggtccctggttcgcgcccgtgtcggggcgaggggacgtactaaagttatactgttacatatgtatgtatgtatgtatgtatgtatatacaagTCCCCCATCATCTGCACCACGCGTTCAGTTTGCCTCTGCTTTacatcagaaagagactgctatgggacATGGCACAGGCAGCAGAATATTGTGTAGAGGACTTCCAAAGGCTCTACccctgttttttatttatttattttttcaaatatttttttcaacatttttataattttttttgtgtgttagaaTTGCTTTTTGATatgttgtatatagttatttgcactgttgtatatagttatatatcatttcaccaattcggccacttgggtacatttgggcaacttgtgtgggacacctgggtgacttcatgctaaatgtcatgtagctcaCCCATTCCTGAAgttatcagtctaaaactttgcacaactACAGTTGCCCTCTTGTGGTCTCCATCTAAATTGTCCCCAGCATCCTATCTGACTGTTTGGCTATTCCAGTACATGTGAAAGATGATGCTACAACAATaaaaacagaaaacgtatgtttatttccttgtattttcttctaccagatctattgtgttatattatcctacattcaattaacatttccacaaacttcagcaTGTTTTCTTTCAAacgataccaagaatatgcatatccttgcttctaggcatgagctacaggcagttagattagggtatgtcttcaggcggaaattgagaacaaGGGTTGCAGCCatgttttgccatttatgaatgtgttattcgaTGTGTTTCTGTGGACTATAGTAGTAAAGTTCCAAATAGCTACAACTAACTGCAGTATGTTAGcttagtaaccccccccccctgttgtcAAAGCAACAGTTGTCAAAGCAGCAGTTTAGTGTCAAAGTGGATAGATGGTAGGTTGTGTGATTGTTCACTGCCTCCCTGTGACTTCTGTTGTCTCTGTCAGTGAACACATGGCTGCTGAAAGGATTCTTGATAACTGAGCCCCACCCCCGTTGTCAAAGCAACAGTTTAGTGTCAAAGTGGATAGACAGTAGGTTGTGTGATTGTTCACTGCCTCCCTGTGACTTCTGTTGTCTCTGTCAGTGAACACATGGCTGCTGAAAGGATTCTTGATAACTGAGCCCCACCCCCGTTGTCAAAGCAACAGTTTAGTGTCTCAAAGTGGATAGACAGTAGGTCGTATGAGTGTTCACTGCCTCCCTGTGGCCTCTGTTGTCTCTGTTAGTGAACACAATGGCAGCTGAAAGGATTCTCGATTACTGAACCCCGGcccttctctcctcccacccctctCATAACATTGCCAAGGTTCCAGGCTGACTACATTGCAAACACCTGACAGAACTCACAACTCCTGGATAGGTGTTTAACATATCAGTTAACCAAATCATATGGTATAGCAATCTGATGCTCATTTGTTGATGCGTGCAACTCAACTGCAATATAGTTGGCCTGGAACGAGACAGCTCTCTCCTCGTTGTGGTTGATAGATTGAACTCTGACCTACAGAAAACATCTAACCCTGCTATtgatctccccccctctccctccccctctctctccctccctccctccctccctccctccctccctaatctTTCTTTGAATCTAAATATCTTTGTAGCCACTTCTAAATATATCTGagaacaaagaacaaacacaTTTACTTCAAGTGAGCTGTCATTAATATCTTTATAGCAGATGTACAGGCAGTGACACAaattccgccgaagtcggtccctctccttgttcgggcggcgctcggcggtcgacgtcgccggccttctagccatcgccgatccacttttcattttctatttgttttgtctttgttttacacagctggtttcaattccccaattacatgttcactatttaaccctctgttttccccatggtttttgtgcATGTTTGTTTTATGTATTTCGGTCCTTTTGTGTGGGCTTggtatatctacatgtatttggTAATGTTGAGTAAAGTTACTTttattactcatctctgctgtcctgcgcctgactcctctgcaccagctacacccagacccTTACAGGTGGTGGATAAAAAGGGCAGGAGATGTAATATTGCTGAATGCTTTTCTTTATTGGTTTTAACAAAAGTTGCAGTGCACATGACAACAAATGCCAATTCACTGGCAGAGGAAATGTTAACAATCTAACAAACAAAGTGTGTAGCATTTATTACAGGACTGGTCTGACAATCTGAAAGTTGGAAAAGTTCTGCTTTTATTACTGAATATTTCCTGCATTTGTAGGCGGGAGCAATGATGGATGGGGACGCTGGGGGTTGCAATAAAATCTGCATGTCATATTTGATTGAAAGCAGAAAACTTGTGTTGCTGGTTTGATTTTATTCTCTTAACCATGTGGCAATTCAGGTCACTTTTTCCTTTCTTAGTCCTCTGCAGTTTGTAGACGACGTCACACCAGAAGTCTTTCTTGTCGGTTCTCTTCATCACCTTTGTAATTTTGAACACCTCGTAGGGGGGAATCAACACTTCTTTCTCATGTGGCAGCTGAGAGTACTTCCCCAGTGGGGCACCAAAGTAGGTAGCGATCTCAAAACAGGATTTAGTTCCAAAGCCTTTAGCAATTCTCTTGTCTAAAGAGCTCAAGGTGAACTGTCCGAATCGCATTGTAGTTTTTCCGTCATGGTGGAAAGTCACATTGGTTCCTCGGAAGGTATGGAAATGCTTTTTAATAAACCGTTTCCAAAAATTGTTGTTCAGGATTCGTAAGGCATTGGTCAGAAGGAAGTGCAGGGAGTGGTACTGGAATGTTGTGGTGTAGTTCTCCTTTTGGGTACGAGTGGCGTTGTTGAATGACCTGTAAACGTTGGCTGTTGCATTCACATACACCTGGATATACGCCAGGGAATAGTATTTAGACAGTTTTCCTTTTTCTTTGTAATGGTCCTCAGCAGCGGTCCAAGCCTGGTTGAAATCTTTGTTCTTTTGTCTCTCTTTTGGCAGGTAAAGGTCTAGCACCTTCCTGAACATCTTGTCCTCACAGCCCTTGTAGGAGTCATCAACCGAGTCTGGAGCCATGTCTAAAGACATGCTGGATTTTGGATCATACAGAGGGAGACTGACCTTTAGTAAAtggaagagagaaatagagaaacagGTGTGAAATATTATTATGATGAGAGACAGCTGTAAGTCTGTTAGATATTTATTTAGAGTTTAAGACGTTGGGGGTGGGTGGGAGGTGCTGAGTtgacatggaattgttttaagatggtcatactatggatcatttagctatttgattttgaattttaggatccctttaggtatcaaaaaatatataataataagtaATAATAATTTGATGAAAAATTTAATGTTTTTGGCCTTTCCTTCTaaccccatagaaacacattggatAACACATTCATCAATGGCAGAAAGCAGTCAAAAAATGAATCAGAAaaaacaaggttttgaagtgtcggTCCTAAAGCCAGGAGATATAAGAAAACTCAGGAAATGTATATATTTCTTTACACATCTATAACGTCTTTTTTGGGGTATCATCCTaaacataactaaacataactaCCTTCATTCTTCGGTTTAAAACCGGTAtctgttaccttcagacgagtcctgtgacacttaaCTTTGTCCATACTAAAATGTTGCCTGTTATtttcctctttcactctctctctctctcaaaatagTGTAGTATCTTACCATCTTGGAGTCCAGACCCAAAATCCAAGCCTGGATGAAATACATCACAGTAAAGGTTAGGATCTTATGTCTTGCCATGATGtcaaaatgtattggtcaaaTGGCAACTTGTAAGATACAGAATCAGCATTCAAATGTTCAACTTTCAGGGGCCTTGTAATACCAGTGCTCTTGTGGTTACTTCCACAGTCCCGCCTCTCATGCTGAGAACAGGCACAAGTACCCCTCAAACACCATAGCACAGTGTacgtacaaacacacagacacacaaacacacacacacacaaacacacacacacacaccaaattacTTATGAAAACTGTTTATTCACACTTCATTCATAGTGATCTATGTGTGAACATGACCAACACCAGCAACACCATTGCTGATAATGAGAAAAGGTTTCCCATAGTCACAGTACAGAAACACCCTTAAACCTCATCATCATCCttctcctctaatcagggactgattctgGCCTGGAATACTGGTATAAAATATACCACTTTAATCAATCAATCACCCAGAATAGTGGAAAACAGCACTGCAGTGAAGATTGAGGCCCCCAGTCCAGGGtttcccaaccctctcctcaGGGACATTTTTGTTTTAGACCTAATCTGGCACACCTCATTCAGTCTACTAACCATCAACCCCTTGACTAATTGATGCaggtgtgtctgtctggtgtccCAGAGGAGAGGGTTGGGAAGTACTGCACCTACTGTACAGTGTAGTAGGGatccctggtcctggagtgctgCAGGCACTTCCCGTTTGTCATTTAaccgacctggaagaccaggtgttgaatttaggcaatcactgaactgCTCAATTAGCTCAGTAGCTCAgtgtggtctgtagttgtgacACAATCCTGCAGTACCTGCAGCAGTCCAGAAAGATGTTTGTCTAGTCTGAGTTTAGTCTGCCAATCCTTCCTTTAGCTGGTGGAGTTAAATACTGCCCTCTTCTGGCTGCTGTGCAGAATGAACCATGTCAAATAACtgaagcagggtttcccaaactcagccCACGGGACCCCAAAGGGTGGTTTTGTTCTAGCTCTACACAGCTGGTTCAACTAATCAttaagctttgatcatttgaaacagctgTGTAGTGTTCAGCAAAaagtgcaccccttggggtccagaggactgagtttgggaaacactgcactAAAGGCCTCTGGGTACATTAGTGTGTGTTTGGTTTCAGTGGTCTCTCATGTCAGTGTCCAGGGTATGATTTAGACAGTTTCCCAATATTCTAATTCTGCTGGTTATGGTTGTTACCATTCCTTTGTTATGACTGAGATGTGAGAGTCCTGGTAGGTTGACAGAGTTCCATTCAATTGTTATGACTGAGATGTGAGAGACCTGGTAGGTTGACAGGGTTCCATTCCTTTGTTATGACTGAGATGTGAGAGACCTGGTAGGTTAACAGGGTTCCATTCCTTTGTTATGACTGAGATGTGAGAGACCTGGTAGGTTGACAGGGTTCCATACCTTTGTTATGACTGAGATGTGAGAGACCTGGTAGGTTAACAGGGTTCCATTCCTTTGTTATGACTGAGATGTGAGAGACCTGGTAGGTTGACAGGGTTTCGTTCTTTTGTTATGACTGAGATGTGAGAGACCTGGTAGGTTGACAGGGTTCCTTTACATTGTTATAACTGAGATGTGAGAGACCTGGTAGGTTGACAAGGTTCCATACCTTTGTTATGACTGAGATGTGAGAGACCTGGTCGGTTGATAGAGTTCCATCACATTGCATTCATACGGTGATGTCTTTCAGTTCTGTGGTGGTAACaaaaggaaaggagacaaggaaaggaagGTAGCAGGTTGAGACTGTTGGGATGTGACCTTAGTGATTGTGAACATAGTTGATGAATGTGCCAAGTTTATGCTGGAGTCCAGCCACTGTATAGACAGCACCCAAAATGTCATAATTTGACTGAATGAAGATAATCTGTTTTGCTGGTTTGATTTTATTCTCCTTGGAGCAGTTAAACCATCTGGCATTTCAGGTCACATGTTTATTTCTTATTACTCTTCAGTTTGTAAACTCTCTTGCTAAGGACAGGCAAATACGGGCACAAGTACCCCTCAAACACCATAGCATAgtaaacacatgcacacaaacacacaataccacatgacTTCTGAGAACTATTTGTTCACACTTCTTTCATGCTGAGCTATGTGTGAACATGACCAACACCAGTAACACCACTGCTGATACTGAATAAAGGTTCCCATAGTAACAGTACAGAAAGACCCTTAAACCTCATCATCATCCttctcctctaatcagggactgattcagGCCTGGATTACTGATAGCCAATATACCACTTTAATCAATCACCCAGAATAATGGCAAGGAGCACTACAGTGAGATTGAGGCCCCCAGTCCAGTCCAATCCACTCTTCTCAGGGACCAACAGAtgtttcacatttttgttttagccCTAATCTGGCACACCTGATTCAGTCTACTAACCAACAACCGCTTGACTAATTGATGTAGGTGTGCCTGTCTGGTGTCCCAGAGGAGAGGGTTGGGAAGTACTGCACCTACTGTACAGTGTAGTAgggaaccctgttcctggagtgctgcAGGCACTTCCCGTTTTTCATTTAACcaacctggaagaccaggtgttgaatttaggcaatcactgaactgaCCGATTAGCTAAGTAGCTCAgtgtggtctgtagttgtgacACAATCCTGCAGTACCTGCAGCAGTCCAGAAAGAGGTTTGTCTAGTCTGAGTTTAGTCTGCCAATCCTTCCTTTAGCTGGTGGAGTTAAATACTGCCCTCTTCTGGCTGCTGTGAAGAATGAACCATGTCAAATAACTAAAGGCCTCTGGGTAAATTagtgtgtgttatgttttcagTGGTCTCTCATGTCAGTGTCCAGGGTATGATTTATACAGTTTCCCAATATTCTAATACTGCTGGTTATGGTTGTTTCCTTTCCTTTGTTATGACTGAGATGTGAGAGACCTGGTAGGTTGACAGGGTTCCATTCCTTTGTTATGACTGAGATGTGAGAGACCTGGTAGGTTGACAGGGTTCCATTCCTTTGTTATGACTGAGATGTGAGAGGCCTGGTAGGTTGACAGGGTTATATTCCTTTGTTATGACTGATATGTTAGAGACCTGGTAGGTTGACAGGGTTATACTGCTTTGTTATGACTGAGATGTGAGAGACCTGGTAGGTTGATAGAGTTCCATTCCTTTGTTATGACTAAGATGTGAGAGGCCTGGTAGGTTGACAGGGTTGCATTCCTTTGTTATGACTAAGATGTGAGAGACCTGGTAGGTTGACAGGGTTGCATTCCTTTGTTATGACTGAGATGTGAGAGACCTGGTAGTTTGACAGGGTTCCATTCCTTTGTTATGACTAAGATGTGAGAGACCTGGTAGGTTGACAGGGTTATATTCCTTTGTTATGATTGAGATGTGAGAGACCTGGTAGGTTGACAGGGTTGTATTCCTTTGTTATGACTGAGATGTGAGAGACCTGGTAGGTTGACAGAGTTCCTTTACTTTGTTATGACTGAGATGTGAGAGACCTGGTATAGAGTTCCATCACATTACATTCATATGGTGATGTCTTTCAGATCTGTGGTGGTAACaaaaggaaaggagacaaggaaaggaagGTAGCAGGTTGAGACTGTTGGGATGTGACCTTAGTGATTGTGAACATAGTTGATGAATGTGCCAAGTTTATGCTGGAGTCCAGCCACTGTATAGACAGCACAACAAATGTCATTATTTGACAGAATGCAGAAAATCTGTTTTGCTGGTTTGATTTTATCCTCCTTGGAGCGGTTAAACCATCTGGCATTTCAGGTCACTTTTTTCTTTCTTATTATTCTTCAGTTTGTAAACTCTCTTGCTAAGGACAGGCACATACGGGCACAAGTACCCCTCAAACACCATAGCATAgtaaacacatgcacacaaacacacaacaccacATGACTTCTGAGAATTGTTTGTTCACACTTATTTCATGCTGAGCTATGTGTGAACATGACCAACACCAGTAACACCACTGCTGATACTGAATAAAGGTTCCCATAGTAACAGTACAGAAAGACCCTTAAACCTCATCATCATCCttctcctctaatcagggactgattcagGTCTGGATTACTGATAGTCAATATACCACTTTAATCAATCACCCAGAATAATGGAACGCAGCACTACAGTGAAGATTGAGGCcgctagtccagtccagtccactcTTCTCAGGGACCAACAGATGTTTCACATTTTGGTTATAGCCCTGAACTGGCAAACCTGATTCATTCTACTAACCATCAACACCTTGCCTTATTGATGCAGGTGTGCCTGTCTGGTGAACCCAGAGGAGAGGGTTGGGAAGTACTGCACCTTGTAGGCAACCGTGGTCCTGGAGTGCCACAGGCAAATCACTTTTTTAATTTAACCGACCTGGAAgtccaggtgtgttgaatttaggcatTCACTGAACTGACCCCTATTGTGCGAGACTGGATTTGAATAACTCTAGTCTAAACTTTCTCTGTCATTCATGCCTTTAGCTGGTTAAGTGAAATGCTTCCCTCTTCCGGTAACTGTGAAGAATGCTCCATGTCTCTGCAGCTTATCTAGACCAAAGCATCTGTCAACCCTCTGTTTCAAATGTTTGTTTCCCCAGGATCCAATAACAGGTGTCAGACAGTCATATGAATATGAAAATCCCTTTATCAGATCAATTAAGAAAAGGTCAATGACTAAAATATATCCTTGATTGTTGTACTATTTGATGTTTATTGTCAACCTGCTTCTTAGACAAACCACCTAGACCGTGTCTGACATCTGTCTTGACTACTACTGACTAAAACTACTGTGttctaatcatactacatactatttagaatgGAGCCTGGTGAGCCGGCCGGATCTCTTAGACAAACCACCTAGACCGTGTCTGACATCTGTCTTGACTACTACTGACTAAAACTACTGTGttctaatcatactacatactatttagaatgGAGCCTGGTGAGCCGGCCGGATCTCTTAGACAAACCACCTAGACCGTGTCTGACATCTGTCTTGACTACTACTGACTAAAACTACTGTGttctaatcatactacatactatttagaatgGAGCCTGGCGAGCCTGCCGGATCTCTTAGACAAACCACCTAGACCGTGTCTGACATCTGTCTTGACTACTACTGACTAAAACTACTGTGttctaatcatactacatactatttagaatgGAGCCTGGTGAGCCGGCCGGATCTCTTAGACAAACCACCTAGACCGTGTCTGACATCTGTCTTGACTACTACTGACTAAAACTACTGTGttctaatcatactacatactatttagaatgGATCCTGGTGAGCCGGCCGGATCTCTCACATTGTTTCGCTCTGTCGTGTCATTTGTATCATTAATGCGATGACAATTATTTTATCAACTCAATTAACAAACACGTTCAATTATTacgcgattaaattaatcatataACTAATTGGGTAGTAATcttggggcaccatgggaaaagttTGTTTGTTTAACGAGTTACCGTTACCCGAATTCACTCAATATCAATATTGgtcgtgtgtggttctcaatcagaggcagctgtctatcgttgtctctgattgagaatcatatttaggtagcctgtttccctctgagttgtgggtgattattttctgtttagtgtttttcgtcaccttacaggactgttcgtttgtcatttttgttgttttgttcagtgttcagttgttttattaaaataatgaacacttaccacgctgcaccttggtcatcttctccttctcccgacgacgatCGTTAGAATATCATTATCATTTTAGTCGTCCATTAATTATTGtttacctcatcagtctcattctgaatgttGCAAAATTCTTGGATATCTGCACAAACCCAAGCATAAATGATGAATCAGCAATATACAAATTGCCTTAAAAACGTTTTACATTGTAAAGGGCTTGACATTAATTAATAATTGTTTTATttggtctgtaacaccatgggccaaataggtgactgtaaatggcattgtattgtgttgtattatgcaAGACAGCACTCTACAAAATAAAATTAATTATTATAACCATACAGCAAATTAGACAATGTAGACTTCCCCTTTGCCTattggcttatttgcatattcaaacctgtctcaaaatacaacatttCCCCTTTAATTAAGACATAAGCTTTTAACCTGACTGGTTTTTCAAAGACAGATTGAAAAGTGGCCTACACGTtgtgtgctcttgtaggaagcagtaaCTCCCCATTACTGACCTATACTaatgtataactgtaatgaacacgaggggagGCAGAGaactggtttcaagcgcagggcgcagcaggtgtttgttgcaaaggaccacaggaggaggcaggtagctgggtccaggggcagcagaaggtcatacacagggggtccaaaaggacaacagtacaggcagggaaaagggcTAGTAAcatagtccgggagatcaggcaataggtagataacaggaaattcggtaggctaaagtacaggcagtga
Above is a window of Salvelinus fontinalis isolate EN_2023a unplaced genomic scaffold, ASM2944872v1 scaffold_0315, whole genome shotgun sequence DNA encoding:
- the LOC129845478 gene encoding erythroblast NAD(P)(+)--arginine ADP-ribosyltransferase-like — encoded protein: MARHKILTFTVMYFIQAWILGLDSKMVSLPLYDPKSSMSLDMAPDSVDDSYKGCEDKMFRKVLDLYLPKERQKNKDFNQAWTAAEDHYKEKGKLSKYYSLAYIQVYVNATANVYRSFNNATRTQKENYTTTFQYHSLHFLLTNALRILNNNFWKRFIKKHFHTFRGTNVTFHHDGKTTMRFGQFTLSSLDKRIAKGFGTKSCFEIATYFGAPLGKYSQLPHEKEVLIPPYEVFKITKVMKRTDKKDFWCDVVYKLQRTKKGKSDLNCHMVKRIKSNQQHKFSAFNQI